In Deferribacteraceae bacterium V6Fe1, one genomic interval encodes:
- a CDS encoding class II fructose-1,6-bisphosphate aldolase translates to MSVSYKELGLVNTREMFRKAMEGKYAIPAYNFNNLEQLQAIIQACVETKSPVILQVSKGAREYANATMLRYMALGATKLAEELGYNIPIALHLDHGDSFEICKSCVDSGFSSVMIDGSHLPFEENIELTKKVVEYAHQFDVTVEGELGVLAGIEDDVVAEKSHYTDPAQVEEFVSKTKVDSLAISIGTSHGAYKFKVKPGESVPPLRFDILEEVERRLPGFPIVLHGASSVMPEYVELINKYGGNLEGAVGVPEEQLRKAATSAVCKINIDSDGRLAFTAKVREFLWNNPKEFDPRKYLKPARNALVEMYKHKNINVLGSANRA, encoded by the coding sequence ATGAGTGTTAGTTATAAGGAGTTGGGGCTGGTAAATACCAGAGAGATGTTTCGAAAGGCGATGGAAGGAAAGTATGCTATCCCGGCATACAACTTTAATAATCTTGAGCAGCTTCAGGCAATTATTCAAGCATGTGTAGAAACCAAATCGCCGGTTATTTTACAGGTGTCAAAGGGTGCAAGAGAGTATGCCAATGCTACAATGTTAAGGTATATGGCTTTGGGAGCAACTAAACTGGCTGAAGAGCTTGGCTACAATATTCCTATTGCTCTTCATCTTGACCATGGTGATTCTTTTGAAATTTGTAAATCATGCGTTGATTCAGGATTTTCGTCTGTGATGATTGACGGCTCGCATTTGCCTTTTGAGGAAAATATTGAGCTGACTAAAAAAGTTGTCGAGTATGCTCACCAATTTGATGTTACTGTGGAAGGTGAATTAGGTGTACTAGCAGGTATAGAGGATGATGTAGTTGCGGAAAAATCACATTATACCGATCCTGCTCAGGTTGAAGAGTTTGTTTCTAAGACCAAAGTTGATTCGTTGGCAATTTCAATTGGCACTTCTCATGGCGCATATAAATTTAAGGTCAAACCGGGTGAATCTGTCCCACCTTTAAGATTTGATATTTTGGAAGAGGTTGAAAGAAGATTGCCCGGATTTCCAATTGTACTTCACGGAGCTTCCTCAGTAATGCCTGAATATGTTGAACTAATTAATAAGTATGGCGGTAACCTTGAAGGGGCAGTGGGAGTGCCTGAAGAGCAGCTTAGAAAGGCAGCAACAAGTGCAGTTTGTAAAATAAATATTGATAGTGACGGAAGATTAGCTTTTACCGCTAAAGTAAGAGAGTTTTTGTGGAATAACCCGAAAGAGTTTGATCCAAGAAAATATTTAAAACCCGCAAGAAATGCATTGGTAGAGATGTATAAGCATAAAAACATTAATGTGCTTGGCAGCGCAAATAGAGCATAA
- the mtnA gene encoding S-methyl-5-thioribose-1-phosphate isomerase: MVEPIIWDGKTLQLLDQRKLPLIKEYVICKTLDEVCESIKNMTVRGAPAIGVTAAFGFYLGIREGLASELVAEKLISTRPTAVNLKWAVDRMMAALKNGWNLEEKAKEIFSQDISINRKIGENGAKLINSGFNILTHCNAGALATAGYGTAVGVIRAAHEQKKDIHVYVDETRPYLQGARLTAFELNELGIKNTLICDNMAGYLMSKSRIDFIVVGADRIAKNGDVANKIGTYSLAVLASYHGIPLYVAAPFSTFDPATETGGMIRIEERDAKEIREIGGIKIVEDTQKCFNPAFDVTPAALVTGIITELGIFKPCELFESYNKFFGGKR; this comes from the coding sequence ATGGTAGAGCCGATTATTTGGGATGGTAAAACTTTACAGCTTCTCGATCAAAGGAAACTTCCTCTCATAAAAGAATATGTAATTTGCAAGACATTAGATGAAGTCTGCGAGTCGATCAAAAATATGACTGTCAGGGGTGCACCTGCAATAGGGGTAACTGCTGCATTTGGTTTTTATTTAGGTATTAGAGAGGGGCTTGCGTCGGAACTTGTCGCCGAAAAGCTAATAAGTACAAGACCTACAGCGGTAAACCTTAAGTGGGCTGTTGACAGAATGATGGCAGCATTAAAAAATGGATGGAATCTCGAAGAAAAAGCAAAGGAGATTTTTAGTCAGGACATATCTATTAATAGGAAGATTGGGGAGAATGGTGCTAAGCTGATTAATAGCGGATTTAATATTCTTACCCACTGCAATGCCGGTGCCCTTGCCACTGCAGGTTATGGGACAGCGGTGGGCGTAATTAGAGCGGCTCATGAACAAAAGAAAGATATACATGTTTATGTTGATGAAACAAGACCATATCTTCAAGGTGCAAGGCTTACGGCATTTGAGCTTAATGAGTTAGGCATAAAAAATACCCTAATTTGTGACAACATGGCCGGCTACTTAATGAGCAAAAGTAGGATAGATTTTATTGTAGTAGGTGCAGATAGAATAGCAAAGAATGGTGATGTTGCCAATAAAATAGGAACTTATAGCTTGGCAGTGTTAGCAAGCTATCATGGCATCCCTTTATATGTAGCCGCACCTTTTTCTACATTTGACCCTGCAACTGAAACGGGGGGTATGATACGTATTGAGGAGCGCGATGCAAAAGAGATAAGGGAGATTGGTGGGATAAAAATTGTTGAAGATACACAAAAATGTTTTAACCCCGCGTTTGATGTTACACCGGCTGCGCTAGTGACTGGGATAATAACAGAGTTAGGTATTTTTAAACCGTGTGAGCTTTTTGAAAGTTACAATAAATTTTTTGGAGGCAAAAGATGA
- a CDS encoding flavodoxin family protein — MKILLINGSPRKKGNSSYLMEKLKLKFQNEDVTELNINELNFKGCQGCLSCRKNDTFCVVKDDLADILPRILENDFLVIVTPNYYGYITGQLKLFLDRWYCLKDSKKVSKFKENTKVFFVIVQGAPNRDHSKNIMDWSKKVLESFNLKYYGYTVPGCSSENTDMVEMKYPEINMSINMFVG, encoded by the coding sequence ATGAAGATTTTGTTAATTAATGGCAGTCCAAGGAAAAAGGGGAATTCCAGCTATTTAATGGAAAAATTGAAGTTAAAGTTTCAAAATGAAGATGTTACGGAGCTAAACATAAATGAATTGAACTTTAAAGGGTGTCAGGGGTGTTTGAGTTGCAGAAAAAATGATACATTCTGTGTTGTAAAGGATGACTTGGCAGATATCTTGCCGCGAATATTGGAAAATGACTTTCTTGTGATAGTGACTCCAAATTATTATGGCTATATCACGGGACAGCTGAAATTGTTTTTGGATAGATGGTATTGTCTCAAAGATTCCAAAAAGGTATCTAAGTTTAAAGAAAATACAAAAGTGTTTTTTGTTATAGTTCAAGGAGCCCCCAACAGAGATCATTCAAAAAATATAATGGATTGGTCAAAGAAAGTTTTGGAATCATTTAATCTAAAATATTATGGATACACTGTGCCCGGTTGCAGTTCTGAAAATACCGATATGGTTGAAATGAAATACCCTGAAATTAATATGAGTATTAATATGTTTGTGGGTTAA
- a CDS encoding SDR family oxidoreductase, producing MELGLKNKNYFVAASSKGIGFGIAKALASDGANVLLGARNKEELKNAAEQLSVYGGKIAYETLDASKYDSIKSWVAYGVKELGAPDGLVVNAGGPKAGYFLDFDDSEWQSAFNITLMSAVRLIREVVPYMIERKKGSVVAVTSTSVKEPIDVLLLSNVMRSGVTSLIKSLSIEYGKHNIRFNNLVPGRIDTDRVKSLDNLNAQKKGITVEEQQKFEYSQIPLGRYGNIDEIGKAGAFLLSDAASYISGVTLLVDGAKTKTVW from the coding sequence ATGGAATTAGGACTAAAAAATAAAAATTACTTTGTTGCTGCTTCATCAAAAGGTATCGGGTTTGGGATTGCAAAAGCTTTGGCCAGTGATGGTGCTAACGTTCTACTTGGTGCGAGAAATAAAGAAGAATTGAAAAACGCAGCCGAACAACTTTCAGTATATGGCGGTAAAATAGCATATGAAACTCTTGATGCAAGCAAATACGATTCAATTAAAAGTTGGGTCGCTTACGGGGTAAAAGAGCTGGGTGCTCCTGATGGGTTGGTTGTGAATGCGGGTGGGCCTAAAGCAGGTTATTTTTTGGATTTTGATGATTCAGAATGGCAATCGGCTTTTAATATTACGCTTATGAGTGCAGTCAGACTTATTCGTGAGGTTGTGCCTTATATGATTGAACGTAAAAAAGGATCGGTTGTTGCTGTTACTTCAACATCCGTGAAAGAGCCGATAGACGTACTCCTTTTATCAAATGTGATGAGATCAGGAGTTACAAGCTTGATAAAGAGCCTTTCAATTGAATATGGTAAACACAACATAAGGTTTAATAATTTAGTGCCGGGTAGAATTGATACCGATAGAGTTAAAAGCTTGGATAATCTAAATGCCCAAAAGAAAGGGATAACGGTTGAAGAGCAGCAAAAGTTCGAGTATTCGCAAATACCTTTAGGGCGTTATGGCAATATTGATGAAATAGGTAAAGCAGGGGCTTTTTTGCTTAGTGATGCTGCCAGTTATATTAGCGGTGTAACCCTATTGGTAGATGGAGCGAAGACAAAAACTGTCTGGTAA
- a CDS encoding 2-dehydropantoate 2-reductase — protein sequence MSSFKKIAVFGAGAVGSFYGSILKKAGHDVTLVARGEHLRKINEQQGLYIKSYKLGDFFVDIEATSELVGAYDIIIISTKSKDTAFACSSIKKFLKEDGYVVSMQNGVDNYKIIAESFGRDSTVVCSVYVGLTVEPYGSVVHSAAGKLVVGGLSGNSKIKAKEFSTLFSHTGIECSEADNIEEVAWKKLLWNVAFNPLSALLETTCGRLTKNEDSLHLMRMMINECVEAAKVDGIYIDDKYKESVPFMIDGLEDYKTSMLQDIEKLRNPEVDGILLPVINRLSGKAYYCDSIYRALSFKYGKRFIYPPKLTVDVIVVNSKKQVLLIERKNKPYGWAIPGGFVDYGETVENAAVRELFEETSIKLSEKDIHFLGIYSDPKRDPRGHTVSIVYYAYSDSTPLAADDAKSAKFFDFTKLPDNIVFDHMKILSDLKILIK from the coding sequence TTGTCTTCTTTTAAAAAGATTGCTGTTTTTGGCGCAGGTGCAGTAGGAAGTTTTTATGGCAGCATATTAAAAAAGGCAGGACATGATGTGACTCTTGTTGCCAGAGGGGAGCATCTAAGAAAAATTAATGAGCAGCAAGGACTTTATATAAAAAGCTATAAATTGGGTGATTTCTTTGTGGATATAGAGGCTACTTCAGAGCTCGTTGGTGCTTATGACATTATCATAATTTCTACAAAGTCCAAAGATACGGCGTTCGCTTGCTCTTCAATAAAAAAGTTTTTAAAAGAAGATGGATATGTCGTCAGTATGCAAAACGGTGTGGATAATTATAAAATTATTGCTGAATCATTTGGCAGAGACAGCACAGTGGTGTGTAGTGTTTATGTGGGGCTTACCGTTGAACCTTACGGGAGTGTTGTGCATTCGGCTGCCGGGAAGCTTGTGGTGGGTGGATTGTCAGGTAATTCAAAAATTAAAGCCAAAGAGTTTTCTACCCTCTTTAGCCATACAGGGATAGAGTGCAGTGAAGCGGATAATATAGAAGAGGTGGCTTGGAAAAAATTACTTTGGAATGTGGCTTTTAATCCGTTATCGGCACTTTTGGAGACGACCTGCGGCAGATTAACAAAAAACGAAGACTCCCTTCATCTGATGAGAATGATGATAAATGAATGTGTTGAAGCAGCCAAAGTTGATGGTATTTATATTGACGATAAATATAAGGAATCTGTCCCGTTTATGATTGACGGTTTGGAGGATTACAAGACAAGTATGCTTCAGGATATCGAAAAATTGAGGAATCCTGAGGTGGATGGTATTTTATTGCCTGTAATAAACAGACTAAGTGGTAAGGCGTATTACTGTGATTCAATATACAGGGCTTTAAGTTTTAAATACGGCAAAAGGTTTATTTATCCGCCAAAGCTTACTGTAGATGTAATTGTAGTCAATTCTAAAAAACAGGTATTATTAATTGAAAGAAAAAATAAACCTTACGGCTGGGCTATTCCCGGTGGATTTGTGGATTACGGGGAAACTGTAGAGAATGCTGCAGTGAGGGAGCTTTTTGAAGAGACGAGTATAAAGCTTTCAGAAAAAGATATTCATTTTTTAGGTATTTACTCTGACCCAAAAAGAGACCCAAGAGGACATACGGTCAGTATTGTATATTATGCATATTCGGATAGCACCCCTTTAGCTGCTGATGATGCAAAGAGTGCAAAGTTTTTTGACTTTACCAAGTTGCCTGATAATATAGTTTTTGATCATATGAAAATATTAAGTGATTTGAAAATTTTAATAAAATAA
- a CDS encoding ATP-dependent Clp protease ATP-binding subunit, protein MFELFTDRARRVILYSREEAERLLHPYIDTEHILVGILKEKNSLIIELFARKGINVQNLINDIQNLSEENKNFAIKGSLPFSPLAKNALEFAMEECRILNSKYINPEHLLLGLLKEKRGKASLVLRKVGFDLISLRDEIRILSRNFSQTQNMSTPNLDEYGRDLTQLAKEEKIDPVIGRENEIERMVQILCRRIKNNTILIGEPGVGKTAIVEGLALRMANDEVPEYLRGKRLVSLDLGNLVAGTKYRGQFEERVKNLLKEIENAGNVIIFIDEIHMIVGAGAAEGSIDASNMLKPALSRGAFQCIGATTLSEYRKYFEKDGALQRRFQTVLVDPPSREETVKILKGIRKYYENFHKVFVPDNVIEEAVYMADRYITDRFQPDKSIDVIDEASARIKIRYNQIPADIIALKNDIENIKKSKRRNSYLDDVGISVIDEEVERMDNLYHLKMEAWNEQVKTSWPSLTVEDIAEVVSLMSGVPVKKLTESDMAKVSNIDKDLSKYILGQDEAVQGVSKAIKRSFAGLNSEYRPIASFIFLGPTGVGKTELAKRLAENLFGSQDSLIRIDMSEYMEKFNVSRLVGAPPGYVGYEEGGKLTELVRRKPYSVILFDEIEKAHPDVMNILLQILDDGFINDSLGHKVNFKNTIVIMTSNLGTKTTITTKQLGFENAAETFIDYNKFSSNALKELKDFFPPEFINRVDDVIIFKPLNKDILFGIVDNIVAELNDRLSRHGKKVELASDVKEFILSKDYNYNYGARPLRRLIQRHIEEPLSEALIAGKFARRKKLTCKVKGDKIVFF, encoded by the coding sequence ATGTTTGAGCTTTTTACTGACAGAGCAAGAAGGGTTATTCTTTATTCCCGAGAAGAGGCAGAGAGGCTGCTGCATCCATATATTGATACCGAGCATATTTTGGTTGGTATACTAAAAGAAAAGAATAGCCTGATAATTGAGCTTTTTGCAAGGAAAGGGATAAATGTCCAAAATTTAATAAACGATATTCAGAATCTTAGCGAGGAGAATAAAAATTTTGCTATTAAAGGGAGTTTGCCTTTCAGCCCTCTTGCAAAAAATGCCCTTGAATTTGCCATGGAAGAGTGCAGGATTTTAAACAGTAAATATATAAATCCAGAGCATTTGTTATTGGGACTTTTAAAGGAGAAAAGGGGGAAAGCGTCTCTTGTGTTGAGAAAGGTAGGTTTTGACCTTATCTCTTTGAGAGATGAAATTAGAATATTGTCCAGAAATTTTTCCCAGACACAGAATATGTCTACACCCAATCTTGATGAATATGGGAGGGATTTGACTCAGCTTGCCAAAGAAGAAAAGATAGATCCTGTAATAGGAAGAGAGAATGAAATCGAGAGGATGGTGCAGATTCTGTGCAGAAGGATAAAAAATAACACAATTTTGATAGGTGAACCGGGTGTAGGGAAAACAGCAATCGTCGAGGGTTTGGCGCTTAGAATGGCCAATGATGAAGTCCCTGAATATTTACGTGGGAAAAGATTGGTTTCGTTGGATCTTGGGAATTTGGTTGCTGGTACAAAGTATCGCGGGCAATTTGAAGAGAGGGTAAAGAACCTTTTGAAAGAGATAGAAAATGCCGGAAATGTGATTATTTTTATAGACGAAATACATATGATTGTTGGGGCAGGAGCTGCAGAAGGCTCAATAGATGCATCCAATATGCTTAAGCCTGCACTGTCGAGAGGTGCATTCCAATGTATTGGTGCTACGACATTAAGCGAATATAGGAAATATTTTGAAAAGGATGGTGCTTTGCAAAGGAGATTTCAAACAGTGTTGGTAGACCCGCCATCCAGGGAAGAAACGGTAAAAATACTAAAAGGTATACGTAAATATTATGAAAACTTTCATAAGGTTTTTGTGCCTGATAATGTTATTGAAGAAGCGGTGTATATGGCGGACAGATATATTACCGACAGATTTCAGCCGGATAAAAGTATAGATGTGATTGATGAAGCATCAGCGAGGATTAAAATTAGGTATAACCAAATTCCTGCAGATATAATTGCTCTCAAAAATGACATTGAAAATATTAAAAAGTCAAAAAGAAGAAATTCTTACTTGGACGATGTCGGTATTTCCGTAATAGATGAAGAAGTCGAGCGTATGGACAATTTGTACCACCTTAAAATGGAAGCATGGAATGAGCAAGTAAAGACTTCCTGGCCTTCCTTGACGGTAGAGGATATTGCCGAGGTGGTATCTCTTATGTCAGGTGTGCCTGTGAAGAAGCTTACAGAATCTGATATGGCAAAAGTAAGCAATATTGATAAAGATTTAAGCAAGTATATTCTTGGGCAGGACGAAGCCGTGCAAGGTGTATCCAAGGCTATCAAGAGAAGCTTTGCGGGGTTGAATAGCGAATATAGACCGATAGCGTCTTTTATATTTTTGGGGCCGACAGGGGTTGGAAAGACAGAGCTTGCAAAGAGACTGGCCGAAAACCTGTTTGGCTCACAAGACTCACTCATTAGAATTGACATGAGTGAGTATATGGAAAAATTTAATGTTTCAAGATTGGTAGGAGCCCCTCCCGGCTATGTAGGTTATGAAGAGGGTGGAAAGCTTACCGAGCTTGTGAGAAGAAAACCGTATTCGGTTATTTTATTTGACGAGATTGAGAAAGCACACCCAGATGTAATGAATATATTGCTGCAAATTTTGGATGACGGATTTATAAATGATAGTTTAGGTCATAAAGTAAATTTTAAAAATACTATAGTTATTATGACTTCAAACCTTGGTACGAAGACAACGATTACCACTAAGCAGCTTGGTTTTGAAAATGCAGCTGAGACCTTTATTGACTACAATAAATTTAGCTCAAATGCATTAAAAGAGTTAAAGGATTTTTTCCCGCCTGAATTTATTAACAGGGTGGATGATGTTATCATATTTAAGCCTTTAAACAAGGATATACTTTTTGGTATCGTAGATAATATTGTGGCTGAGCTTAATGACAGGCTTTCAAGGCATGGCAAAAAGGTAGAACTTGCTTCTGATGTAAAAGAATTTATCCTTTCAAAGGATTACAATTATAATTATGGTGCAAGACCCTTGAGAAGGCTTATTCAAAGACATATCGAAGAGCCTTTAAGTGAGGCGCTTATTGCAGGAAAATTTGCACGAAGAAAGAAACTTACCTGTAAAGTTAAGGGGGATAAAATTGTCTTCTTTTAA
- a CDS encoding HD-GYP domain-containing protein produces the protein MKIIKTDKPWIKVSFLPDETPFEEKIKLLRNYGVKEVYIKLDKDKSKFKPLSSKFESEFTDFLTKQADDNIELDNYYPTIEEVVELQQLHSEAKKRTKALLEEARVGNTVDTSAGMDIVEDFVQACFKNSNLVASLSRLKDFDDYTFTHSLNVSVLSISLGKRLGMNANELRELGIGALFHDLGKMKVPQSILNKPGKLTDEEFEVMKSHPQLGYEILKNDKIIPKNALNCVLQHHERADGSGYPNKLSESNISKLGKITSIVDVYDAITSDRVYHKGMAAHEAIKLIFSWSGKHFNKILVKFFVDIVGIYPTGTLVLLNTGELAIVFEVNRDEPTRPKVIIITDENKKKKAPKLFDLTKYNLVTQVYYKSIVTPIDPRPYNIDTNEYIESFSKKAVGVLK, from the coding sequence ATGAAAATAATCAAAACGGATAAGCCTTGGATAAAGGTATCATTTTTACCAGACGAAACCCCTTTTGAAGAAAAAATTAAATTATTAAGGAATTATGGTGTTAAAGAGGTTTATATAAAGTTGGACAAAGATAAATCTAAATTTAAGCCTCTATCTTCTAAGTTCGAGTCCGAATTTACAGATTTTCTCACAAAACAAGCTGATGACAATATTGAGTTAGATAACTACTACCCTACCATTGAAGAGGTCGTCGAGCTTCAGCAACTTCACAGTGAAGCAAAAAAGCGGACAAAAGCTTTGCTTGAAGAAGCAAGAGTCGGCAATACTGTGGATACTTCTGCTGGTATGGATATCGTTGAAGACTTTGTTCAAGCTTGCTTCAAAAACTCAAACTTAGTGGCAAGTCTCTCCAGACTAAAGGATTTTGATGATTATACATTTACGCACTCACTTAATGTCAGTGTACTTTCCATATCATTGGGTAAAAGGCTCGGTATGAACGCTAACGAGCTTAGAGAGCTTGGAATCGGTGCCCTTTTTCACGACCTTGGAAAAATGAAAGTCCCCCAATCTATACTAAATAAACCTGGGAAACTTACTGACGAAGAGTTTGAAGTAATGAAATCACACCCACAGTTAGGTTATGAAATACTAAAGAATGACAAAATCATTCCTAAGAATGCTTTAAACTGTGTACTTCAACATCATGAAAGAGCCGATGGAAGCGGCTATCCAAATAAACTTTCTGAAAGCAATATCTCAAAGCTCGGTAAAATTACCTCTATTGTTGATGTCTACGATGCAATAACAAGCGACAGAGTATACCACAAAGGGATGGCAGCTCATGAGGCGATTAAATTAATTTTCAGCTGGTCTGGAAAACATTTTAATAAAATTCTGGTCAAATTCTTTGTTGATATTGTAGGAATATACCCTACCGGTACACTTGTCCTATTAAATACCGGCGAGCTCGCAATCGTATTTGAAGTCAACAGAGATGAACCCACCAGACCAAAAGTAATTATCATAACCGATGAAAACAAAAAGAAGAAGGCACCCAAACTCTTTGATTTGACCAAATACAACCTTGTAACGCAAGTATATTATAAATCCATTGTAACACCTATCGACCCAAGGCCTTATAATATTGACACTAACGAATATATTGAAAGTTTCTCTAAAAAAGCTGTAGGGGTATTAAAATGA
- a CDS encoding transcriptional regulator, with amino-acid sequence MKKNYYALTFVSVDKPGIVAEVTKVLYEEGFNIEDSSSTLLRGFFSMILIVSHEKSFSAKDIITYFSESCKKYDLSISVKPIDNMTSATKYDRTYIVSVYGSDKPGIVYKVAKFLSEKKINIVDLQTKVAGKEDKPLYIMVLEVNVPSGLDESWMLSLKKISDELGTDINVRQIETYEF; translated from the coding sequence ATGAAAAAAAATTATTATGCTTTGACTTTTGTAAGCGTGGACAAACCAGGTATAGTTGCTGAAGTGACTAAAGTTCTTTATGAAGAAGGATTTAATATTGAGGATTCCAGCTCAACGCTCCTGCGAGGTTTCTTCTCGATGATTCTCATAGTCAGCCATGAAAAATCATTCTCAGCAAAGGATATAATAACATATTTTAGTGAGTCTTGCAAAAAATATGACCTTTCTATCAGTGTAAAGCCAATTGACAATATGACCTCTGCAACAAAATACGACAGGACATACATTGTTTCTGTCTACGGGTCTGATAAACCGGGTATAGTTTATAAAGTAGCTAAATTTCTAAGTGAAAAAAAGATTAATATCGTAGATTTGCAAACAAAAGTAGCTGGCAAAGAAGACAAACCTTTATATATAATGGTTTTGGAAGTAAATGTCCCTTCTGGCCTTGATGAGTCTTGGATGCTCTCATTAAAGAAAATCTCTGATGAGCTTGGAACAGATATAAATGTAAGACAAATAGAGACTTACGAGTTTTAA
- the def gene encoding peptide deformylase yields MAIKEVLTYPNPLLKEISEEVKEVTPDVKDTIIDLIDTMDSTGHSVGIAAPQIGKLYRIIAVDASKNKKCTNHHGKMVMINPEILKWEGMLQFREGCMSLPDYTGNVNRARKILVQYQDEKLNTKVIEAEEFEAVLIQHEIDHLDGVLFIDRIISKRTDLFRRKKYK; encoded by the coding sequence ATGGCTATAAAAGAAGTCTTAACTTATCCAAATCCTCTGTTAAAGGAGATCTCAGAAGAGGTCAAAGAAGTCACACCTGACGTTAAAGATACAATAATTGACCTTATAGACACAATGGACTCCACCGGTCATTCTGTAGGGATAGCGGCACCCCAAATTGGCAAACTCTACAGAATTATTGCTGTAGATGCATCTAAAAACAAGAAATGTACAAACCACCACGGCAAGATGGTAATGATTAATCCTGAAATACTGAAATGGGAAGGGATGCTTCAGTTTAGAGAAGGTTGCATGAGCCTCCCGGACTACACCGGGAATGTAAATAGAGCGAGGAAAATCCTCGTTCAATATCAAGATGAAAAATTAAATACAAAAGTAATTGAAGCTGAAGAGTTTGAAGCTGTCCTTATACAACATGAAATAGATCATCTGGATGGTGTACTTTTTATAGATAGGATTATCTCAAAAAGGACGGACCTTTTTAGGAGGAAAAAGTACAAATGA
- a CDS encoding D-glycerate dehydrogenase, with protein sequence MKIVITQKLPFDIEKYLQGFVLDYNKTDNELTKKEIIEKIRDADGIITMLSDKIDKEVIDAALKLKVIANYAVGYNNIDINYAKERGIVVCNTPDVLTETTAELAVALLLSVTRRIVEGHKFVENKKFQGWKPELLLGTDLYKKTVGIYGFGKIGQTIGRILKGFDVKLIYNTRNRNHQAELLTGAEYVTFDSLISESDIVIIAAPLNESTKYRFTIKEFKQMKSSAILINIGRGPIVKEDDLYTALKESIISGAGLDVFEHEPKIFEGLFELNNIVMLPHIGSASTETRKAMAKLCCDSVLDVLINKKKPYNSIN encoded by the coding sequence ATGAAAATAGTTATTACTCAAAAACTACCATTTGATATTGAAAAATATCTTCAGGGTTTTGTACTGGATTATAACAAAACTGACAATGAGTTAACTAAAAAAGAGATTATAGAAAAGATACGCGATGCAGATGGTATCATTACTATGCTTTCCGATAAGATAGACAAAGAAGTAATTGATGCTGCACTAAAGCTAAAAGTAATTGCAAACTATGCGGTCGGGTACAATAATATAGACATTAATTATGCAAAAGAAAGAGGGATAGTAGTCTGCAATACCCCTGATGTCCTCACCGAGACTACTGCTGAGCTTGCGGTAGCTCTATTGCTGTCTGTCACCAGAAGAATTGTAGAAGGGCATAAATTTGTTGAAAATAAGAAATTTCAAGGGTGGAAACCTGAGCTTCTACTTGGGACAGACTTATATAAAAAAACAGTCGGAATATACGGTTTCGGTAAAATAGGGCAGACCATAGGTCGCATTCTAAAAGGTTTTGATGTTAAACTGATTTACAACACAAGAAACAGAAATCACCAAGCCGAACTTCTAACCGGTGCTGAATATGTGACATTTGATTCTTTGATATCAGAATCTGATATTGTTATTATTGCTGCACCGCTTAATGAATCCACAAAATACAGATTTACCATTAAAGAATTTAAACAGATGAAATCTTCTGCTATTTTAATTAATATTGGCAGAGGACCTATCGTAAAAGAGGATGACCTGTATACCGCATTGAAAGAAAGTATAATTAGCGGTGCCGGACTTGATGTATTTGAGCACGAGCCAAAAATTTTTGAAGGCCTTTTCGAGCTGAACAATATAGTAATGTTGCCTCACATAGGCAGTGCTTCCACTGAAACAAGAAAGGCTATGGCAAAGCTATGTTGTGACAGTGTACTCGATGTGCTGATTAATAAAAAGAAACCTTATAACTCAATTAATTGA